A genomic segment from Legionella quinlivanii encodes:
- the plsY gene encoding glycerol-3-phosphate 1-O-acyltransferase PlsY: MLSFLLFVFVVVLGYLSGSVCSAVIVSRIFSLPDPRTEGSQNPGATNVLRLAGKKYAVIVLLCDVLKGLVPVLIAKILHAGPAAISFTCLAAVLGHMYPIFFDFKGGKGVATAIGAFLGLHFVMGVVVIATWLLVANFTRYSSLASIIAILLAPLYALLSLGNLDTFPPLFFIALFVLYKHRDNITRLIDGEEPKLHFGRSNLKNMTEEILTETAEFTSHEAAEEAVNQAPMHDKVTELQPKKPAKKRKPKPTPP, encoded by the coding sequence ATGCTAAGCTTTTTGCTGTTTGTTTTTGTGGTTGTACTGGGTTATTTATCCGGGTCTGTCTGTTCCGCCGTTATCGTCAGCCGCATATTCTCCCTTCCCGATCCAAGAACAGAAGGCTCACAAAATCCTGGCGCCACCAATGTGCTTCGGCTGGCCGGAAAAAAATACGCAGTCATTGTTCTATTATGCGATGTGCTGAAAGGTCTGGTCCCCGTTCTCATTGCAAAAATTTTGCATGCAGGACCTGCAGCAATCAGCTTTACCTGTCTTGCAGCGGTACTAGGCCATATGTACCCCATTTTCTTTGATTTTAAAGGCGGAAAAGGAGTAGCTACAGCCATTGGCGCTTTTCTTGGCCTGCATTTTGTAATGGGAGTTGTGGTCATCGCCACCTGGCTTTTAGTCGCTAATTTCACCCGCTATTCATCGCTGGCCTCAATAATCGCAATATTGCTTGCCCCTCTGTATGCCTTATTAAGCCTCGGCAATCTGGATACTTTTCCGCCGCTCTTTTTTATTGCCCTGTTTGTTTTATATAAACATCGCGACAATATTACCCGGCTCATCGACGGCGAAGAGCCAAAGCTTCACTTCGGCCGCTCGAATTTAAAAAATATGACGGAGGAAATCCTTACGGAAACCGCTGAATTTACTTCACACGAAGCTGCAGAAGAAGCAGTAAACCAGGCTCCGATGCATGATAAGGTAACGGAACTTCAGCCTAAAAAACCTGCAAAAAAACGAAAACCAAAGCCCACTCCCCCTTGA
- the hemW gene encoding radical SAM family heme chaperone HemW: MIPTSLYIHVPWCIRKCPYCDFNSHKSPQELPEQQYVQALLNDLKQDLIDFPQRQIISIFIGGGTPSLLSASAYACLLEEVGKLLPLAEDIEITMEANPGTVEQQRFRGYREAGINRLSLGIQSFNPNHLKTLGRIHDEKQAHFAIETARSAGFDNLNLDLMHGLPGQTIEQGLDDLKQALAYEPEHLSWYQLTLEPNTVFYKQRPVLPEDDEIALMEEQGFALLQQSGYQRYEISAFSRKNKASRHNLNYWLFGDYFGIGAGAHGKITQELTTPKIVRTNKYRQPADYLNKDKPYCAGKESIDADSLLFEFFLNTTRLEQAIPFELFTERTGLSKSLLLGKLKKAADLKLIVLQDDYWQVSPLGRQFTNNLQELFLP; encoded by the coding sequence ATGATTCCAACATCACTGTATATTCATGTTCCCTGGTGTATTCGTAAATGCCCCTACTGCGATTTCAATTCACATAAAAGCCCTCAGGAGTTGCCGGAGCAACAATACGTCCAGGCTTTACTAAATGATCTCAAACAGGATCTCATTGATTTTCCTCAACGGCAAATTATTTCCATTTTTATTGGCGGAGGTACGCCCAGTTTATTATCAGCGAGCGCCTATGCCTGTCTTCTGGAAGAAGTTGGCAAACTGCTGCCCCTGGCCGAGGATATTGAAATTACCATGGAAGCCAATCCTGGCACGGTAGAACAGCAACGTTTCCGCGGCTATCGTGAAGCGGGAATTAACCGTCTCTCGCTTGGCATTCAAAGTTTCAATCCAAATCATTTAAAAACCTTAGGCCGGATTCATGATGAAAAGCAAGCGCATTTCGCCATAGAAACAGCCCGCAGCGCAGGATTTGATAATTTAAACCTTGATTTAATGCATGGATTGCCCGGACAGACTATAGAACAGGGACTAGACGACCTTAAGCAGGCACTGGCCTATGAGCCTGAGCATTTATCCTGGTATCAGCTAACGCTTGAACCCAATACTGTTTTTTACAAGCAACGCCCTGTCCTTCCAGAGGATGATGAGATCGCTCTCATGGAAGAACAAGGCTTTGCCCTGCTGCAGCAATCTGGATATCAGCGCTATGAAATTTCTGCTTTTAGCAGAAAAAACAAGGCATCCCGGCATAATCTTAACTATTGGTTATTTGGAGACTATTTTGGTATTGGTGCAGGGGCGCATGGTAAGATAACCCAGGAGCTCACTACACCGAAGATTGTTCGCACTAATAAATACCGCCAGCCTGCTGACTATCTTAATAAAGACAAGCCCTATTGCGCCGGTAAAGAATCAATTGATGCCGACTCCCTGCTTTTTGAATTTTTCTTAAACACCACCCGCCTGGAACAGGCCATTCCCTTTGAACTGTTTACAGAAAGGACCGGATTATCTAAAAGCCTCTTGCTTGGCAAGTTAAAAAAAGCTGCTGACCTGAAACTAATCGTTCTTCAGGATGACTACTGGCAGGTAAGCCCTTTAGGAAGACAATTCACCAACAATCTGCAGGAACTTTTTTTGCCCTGA
- the nudE gene encoding ADP compounds hydrolase NudE, whose product MREKPVCKQKTVIAKSNLFTIEQMQLEFSNGSQRVYERIRHHGHGAVLIVALTPSESLLLVREYAAGIDAYEVAFPKGLIEKGESALQAADRELREEAGFGARRLDWIHSLTLAPGYFGARLDVVLARDLYPASLSGDEPEPPEVIEWPLYASNELLLRPDFSEARSIAALFLVKQWLEKEKNNE is encoded by the coding sequence ATGCGTGAAAAACCTGTTTGTAAGCAAAAAACCGTGATTGCAAAATCCAATTTGTTTACTATTGAGCAAATGCAATTAGAATTTAGCAATGGTTCCCAGCGGGTATATGAGCGGATTCGTCATCATGGGCATGGGGCTGTATTAATAGTTGCCTTGACACCTTCCGAATCTTTGCTGCTGGTCAGAGAATATGCTGCCGGGATTGATGCCTATGAAGTGGCATTTCCCAAGGGGCTGATTGAAAAGGGAGAGTCAGCTTTGCAGGCCGCTGATCGGGAGTTGCGCGAGGAAGCAGGGTTTGGAGCCAGGCGTTTGGATTGGATACACTCTCTCACCCTGGCTCCGGGTTATTTTGGGGCGCGTTTGGATGTCGTATTGGCCAGGGACTTATATCCGGCGTCATTATCTGGAGATGAGCCTGAACCTCCGGAGGTTATTGAATGGCCATTATATGCTAGCAATGAGCTTTTATTACGCCCCGATTTTTCTGAAGCCCGCAGCATTGCGGCGCTTTTTTTAGTCAAACAATGGTTAGAGAAGGAAAAAAATAATGAGTAA